One Rhinolophus ferrumequinum isolate MPI-CBG mRhiFer1 chromosome X, mRhiFer1_v1.p, whole genome shotgun sequence genomic window, ttcaggcgtTTACtctcctcttttttatgttttggttgccacaagttgtctctgttgatggtggtcgaatagcctcctttagtgtttgttgtagtgcaggtcgtgtattagaaaattccctcagcttctgtatgtctggagaggtctttattcctccttcatatctaaaggatatctttgctggatatattattcttggctcataatttctctctttcaatagtttgaatatttggttccactccctcctggcttgtagagtttctgctgaaaaatctgatgataatctaatggactttcctttgtaggttaccgtcttcttttccctggctgccttgaggattctttgtttgtcactgattttagacagcttcaatacaatgtgccttggagaaggcctgttgggattgaggtaattaggtgttctatttgcttcttggatttgaggaacCAGttttgtccacaagtttgggaagttctcatcgacgatttgtttgaatatattctctgttcccttctctctttcttctccttctggtatgcccattattctgaTATTGcactttctgatggagtcagtcatttctttttctgtttggatgatttccTTAGAAAAAAAGCTTTCTGACTATTGGGGCTTAGGTTATAGTACCCTTACGTCCTTTCCTATTTACATTCAAAGGGTCCATCTATCTTGTCAAGAATAAAGGCCAAGATGTCTTAAATGCCTACAGGAATGAAATCATGGGTCCTACCAAGGGCAGAGGTCAAAGAGAGAAATGCTGAAAAGACAGGGCAGCATATCAGTCTGTTCGAAACAGTAGTGGACAGTGTACACTGATGGATTATTAGATAAGGAGTATAGACAACAAAGCCTTTGAAGGAAAGTGAGAGGGTGATAAATGGAGCCATGAATAATTTAAGACGGTTACCTCTTTCCATATTAACACCATACATCTGCTTGGAATTTCATAGTTCCAAGTTCATTCACATAACTTACTGTGGCAGCCAGTTCAGTGCTCATTAACAGCCATTTAGTCCCCATCCTGATCTTGTTCCAGTGGCAATGGCTCAGCTCAGGGGATGAATCATGACTGGTCCAAATCAGTGGTCCTCAACTTTGGCTGTACAGTACAGTCACctggagagtttttaaaatatcccaaTGCCTGGACCCGACCCAAGACCAATTACATCACAATCTCTGGGGGTGGAGCTCAGGTATTGCCGTTGAAAACAAAAGCTCCTCAGGTGGATGTCATGTGGTCTAAGCCAATCATGACGGTCCCAGTCCCTTTCACCAATTTTTGGGCTAGGGAAGGCCATGTGACCCAGGCAGTTCTAGCCAGTGAGATATCAAAGGAAGTTGGCAGGGGGTAGGGAGTTCTGGGACAGGTTTTATAACCAGGTTGAAGGAAACAGAGACACATAGGGGAAAATTCCTCCACCCCGTACTTGCTAACCAGATTCCTTCCTGTCTGCATTTTAACAACTCTGAGTAGTTGTGTGAGGAAGTGATGCTTGTGGCTGAGGCTACCATCTTGTGAAAGTGGGAAGATAAGCTGGTGAATGAACtccaagaaaatgtaaaagatggAAAGGGCCTGGGCGTTGGTGACTTGTTTCAGGATGCTGAGGTCCCTACCCAGCCCTTAAAATGTGTACTGACTCCCTCCCTGTCAAATCCTGGTTGTCAGGTATGAATCATCCAGAAGTTACTCAGGTCAATTCGCAGGTAGCCCCTCTTCACTGCTGAGCTGAGGGTGTGCTCAGATGCCCTGGGAGAAGGACAACCGTGGGGAGGATGGCTGGAGATTCACTGGCTTTCTTGTATAGGTGCTGTTGGCatctcagcaatattttattgatttgctCAGTGGTTGGAACTTATTACTAATAAAGCTTAGTGTGTTTCCTACCCCAGACTAGCCTATAAGCCTGGCTGGGTGCCAAAGGTGCTGCCAGGGGACACTAAGGAGGGCCAGGTAAGGGTGTGTCACAATGGAGAGATTATGAGCCCTGGGGTCGAACACCAATGCTGCTCTACCCTCACTAGCTGAGATGTGACTTCAGgcaaattattttacttctctgagtcttgcattcctcatctgtaaaattgataATATGTCAAAATAATGATGTATGTACAATGTCTAACTCAATGCATGGCACATCAGGATCCCTTCCCTTCCCTAGAGTGTGACAGACTTTTAGAAATTCATCAGTAGGtcaataatgttatttttctagGAACAAGGAATGCAAGCACTTTAGTAAATCTACTGGCTGGTGGTGGTGACATGGTAAGTGTCCAATAATTCCAGCAAAAATGTGGAAGGGCTTAGTCACCAAAGTATGGAAGAGCCTAAAGCTGGCTCCCAGATGTCCCTGCAGCCATGCAGAGGAAATCCCGTTGGCTTTCCAAATACCAGCACCGGGGTCTTCCCCTGTAGTCATCCTCACAGATTCTATCTTCCTAGAGAACAAAGACTTGTCCTCTAACCGgcctctctgttctctttcttacctcatcccagtcagcactcaataaatgttagtaaaaatagggaaaaaacTAAAGGCTCTGGGAGATTGTCAGTTATTAAATCCATAAAATGCTGCAGCATTTGCCCTGGAGAGGCATTCCCTCTGGCCTGTGAAGAAGAGTTAGGGACCATTATGTTACCTATATCTGAAAATACAGGATTAACAGATGAAAGGATGTTTTTGTTAAGATGTGACAAGTCACCCTGTGCCTTACCTTCCTTTACTATGGAAATCAGGAAGGAACACAGACTTCCTAAGCAGTTACAGAAACTGACCAAGAAAACCACTTAATCACTGGGAGAAAAAATCAGCCAGCTTCCGCAATCTCTCTGAAACCCTGGCCCTATTAACAACAGAATCCATCTTCATTAACATCTTCAACTTTGCCCTCAGAGCTTCATCCCCGGGGAATAGTGAATTACACTGTAAAATAATGAATGGAAACTTAAGTCATTTCCACCCACCTGGCactgcttttcctcctcctctggaCTGCACATTGCAGAAAGCTGCACCCTTCCAACTCACACACAGTTTGGGGAAACACATCCCCAGGCCACTAACTAGACTCCTAAGGTCAGCATTATGCAAAACAAACTCTTCCCTCAGCCGAACGTGCAGGCCATACATACACTGATGCAGACACTGAACACATTTTGAGATCATTTAAGCCCCATATCTCAGGATACGTGCTTTACAGAGaaagaacaacaagaaaaatgGGGGGGCGGTTAGCAAAGCTTCTGCAGTCTCAGCCAAAAGCTGCTACTGCCAATCTAAGATTCCATCTCTCAAATGGATGGGGTGAAGTGGGGAAAGCCCAGCCTTGAGATCTTGTCAGCAGTAGAGGAAGCTGACCAGGCAGCTTTTGGGATCTGATGTAAACGGGATATGGTCAAATATCCTGCAAACGGGGTGAGGCGCCACATGAGCCAGGGGAAAAGCTAAGTCCATTCTACACTACTGCACCAGAGTCTGAGATACACATATGTGCAAAACCTGTTGTAAGAGAGGCCTGACTATGCTTGTATGCTTGGGAACTCAGAAGGAAAGCCCTGGAGTCTGCGCATCAGAGAGACAGGGgcagagaagaaatataaaacagattaGGGGGCGGTAGGATAAGAGTCAATAATTTCCCACCAATCTCTGCTTTTGACTTTCTCTGTGCCTGCAAACATTGTTGCAAAAAGTTTGCCCATAGGACAGACTGGCGTCAAGATAAAGTCATAATCATCAACCTCAAATGATCTCCGAAATTCTATGCTTTTGATGTCAAGTCCCAGTCTCAAGTTCCATTAAGACTTTCAAACCTTCTCTACTCTCCGCAGACCTCTTATAcgcttcttccctctcccgcttCCCCAATTCTCAACAGAGGGATGACCTTACCTCCTACTTCACAGAGAGGACTGGGAGTGGGGAGACCCGGGTTTCGCCTCAGCCATATTTAACCCTCTCTCATCTCAGCCCTGAGGAAGCAGGTGACTAAGCTTGAGATCCCAGTGACTCTGCCAAATTCTACCAGCAGCGCTTTCCCACCGCTTGGATCTATTCTGACAGGGTGAGATTTAGGACAGCATCACCCCCTCCCCCTGCAGGCTGGTCCAAGCTCCCCAAGACCCTTCTCTGCCCCACCCCGCCCAGGGAGAGCTTACCCGGATCCGCCCCCCGGGAAGCGGGTGTGGGGTCTACGTGGCGCTGTCGTTCTCCACCTCCAGCAGCGTCTCCTTGTCCACCGGCTCGGCGTCACCCTCCTCTCCGCTGCGAGGGTAGGCCAGCAGACGCATGGCCGGAGCACAGGCGGCTTCCACCTGGCGCACCTGCTCTCGGCTCAGGCGCTCGCGCCAGGCGTGCACAGCCTCTCGGGCGTCGCGCGCGGACAGGTGGAAGGGCCGGTCCGCGCCGTAGGCCGCGCCTCGCGTCATGTTCAGCGCGAAGGAGTCGAGGGCGGCCACAGCTCGCAGTCCGGCGAAGCGCAGCAGGCGGCGCAGCTGGGCGCGCGGCTGCCGCACCAGGTCCTCGTAGCGCAGCCTGAGGTAGCGGCGCCGTAGCCAGGTGGGAGCCCCGCGCGCGAAGAGCAGGTCGCGCAGCCAGGCTTCGCAGATCACCTCGAGCGCGCCGGTCAGGAAGAAGTCGGTGCGTGGCACACCCGGCAGCGCGCGGGACGGGCCGCCAGGGCGAGCGCCCACGCCATGCGCCAGCAACACGCGGTGGAAACGGTCGCCCCTCTGGCGGGTGCGCAGCACCTGGATGCTCTCGCGCAGCAGCCCCTGCCTGGACTTCAGGCGAGAGTTGTGCACTGCTCGTGGGTCGCGGAAAAGCTGCACCACCTTCAGGTTGAGGCCGGGGTCACGCAGTAGGGGCACCAGCACACCAAGATCGAGGAGGCGTACGTCCTTGATGACCACCACCGGGTACTTGCGGCACTCGGCCTCCAGGGCGCGCAGAGCCACCGGTGGGCAGCTGCGCTCGCAGGCGGCGTCCTCGACGAGGCCGACCTCGGCTCGGGTACTGGCCGCGCCGGGGCACAGGGGCGGCGAGCAGATGACCTTGTTGGTTCGCCAGCGAAAGAGGGTAGCCGTGGTGAGATTGGCCGTGCCCGGGGCGCGCGCGGCTGGGTCCCCCGGCGGCGCATACAGCTGCAACACTGAGAAGTCGCAGCGGAAAAGTGAGCGCAGCATGTCGCGCAGCGCGCCCTGTAGGCTTTCGGCGTCTCCCGGATACAGAGCCTGCCAGAGATGCCACATGGGCTCGTACAAGTAGAAAACGTCTGGGTGCTGATTAAAAAGCTCGCCCAGGAACGATGAGCCGGTGCGCCAGGTGGCATGCACATAGATGTGCTGCTTCTCACCAGACACCGACTCCCTGAGGGCGCTGCTGAGGTTGCCCGGGGACCAGGGGGACTGGCCCGCACCCTCCTCGGCGGCGGACCGCGCCTCTGCCCCCTGCTCACGctctcccgccgccgccgcctccaggCTCCACACTCCCAGGCTGCGCTGTAGGCCTGGGCAGTGCCCGGCACCCTTGTCCGCGTCACGACCGCCGTCCAGTACCGAGGGGACGAGCAGCAGCACCAGTGTGTACAGCACCAAAAGCAGTGCAAACTTGCAGTACTCtcggcgccgccgccgccggccctTCATCATTCACCGCCCCCCTCCCAGAGCGGGTGGGGCACTcgtcctctccccttcctcagaAATCCCGTCCTGAATTCGCTCCTTCGGTCTCTTTGGGCCCCTCTGCGCTGGTAGGAGCGGAGCCAAAAGGGCTGTGCATCCACAAGGGGAAACTGGGAGGCGGTGGTGCTAGTGGAGGCGTCCCTGCAGTCTCTAAAGCTCAGCTGCTGGAGAGTCGCCTATTGGCCGCCTTGGCAGCCACCCGCCCCGCCTTCAGCCCGGCAGCTTCTCCCCGCCTCCCTACACGCCCAGGTTCGCCCAAGGCTTGGCCAAATCTGGGTGGAGTTCCCGTGGGGTGGGGACGCCAGCTGGGGCGCCCTGAGCCAGACCCCACCTTTCCTTAACCTCTGTGCAATGAAGTCAAGTCTTCATGAATTAACTTCAGGCAAGGGAGGGGCTCGTGTGTATGGAAATGTACACAGTGACGGGTTGTGGACCCCACCCAGACGACTCTGTTGCGTCTCCTGTTTGATGTGTCCTGCCTGGCCATCTCTATCATAGGCAGACTCGCCACCACACTACAGAGGAGCCCCTGCTCACTATCTACATCCAGAGCCCCCATCAGCCCTATTATGGGTGTTATTGAGTTCTGGATGGAGAACTCCTCCACTAAGATAAAGATACACGATTGCACCTTGCATAGTGGTCCAAGGGAATCTGAGGCACTACTGCATTCACGCGGCATATTTAATTGTCAAGGCGTAGAGTTTGTGAAATTTTAAGTGTTGTGTTCCTTAGGGTTTTGCCCCCTTAGGGGCATGTACATTTTACAGACATCCTGAGGATCTgcttactcatttgtaaaatgtgatgatttttagTGCCTCAGTACCTCCTGGTGTTGAGAGATTTTTGCGGGTCATTTGTTACTACATCATAACGAAACCTATTCTGAAACACATGAGAAAAAACAATTACAGAATCAGAGTGGGAAGACGGTGGAGTTTCTCCGGAGCTCAGTGTTTAAAAGGACCCACAAGGAGGGACATATATTCAAGGATGGATGGAAAAGTGACAGGAAGTGCAAGAGGCAGAATAAGCTCAGAGTTCCTGAAATCCAAAAGAGAactaaaaagtataatttttgctCTATTTCAGCAGGATAATGAACACCCCCTTGGGGAAGGTGTTGTAAGGTTAATGGAAGATATTAATAGAAAGCAAATCTCATCTCCACCAGAGGAATGTGTTCAGATTGGAAAAGCGAGAACATCTCCAAAAGATCTCCTCTAGTCTGCTACATCACAGAAACTACTCCACCTCTGAAATCACTAGCTCAAGCATCCACTTTCTGTCCACAATTCCCTCTTCATTGAGCCACTTGTTCAAATCTTCTCTGCTCTTCAACCTCATTGACCACTACCCCAACTTTCTTCTCAAGTTTTCATatttagcaaaaaagaaaaacccagatcattattttaataatacttcTACCAATAACCTAAACTCCCTGGagctttgtcttttcatttgtcaaACTCTGCTTTTGGCTTTCTCTGTGCCTGCAAACTCTGTTGCAAAAAGTTTCCACACAGGACAGATTGGCATCAAGATAATGTCATAATCATTAACCTCAAATGGTCCCCGAAATCCTATACTTTCCATGTCAATTTCCAGTCTCAAATTAAATTATAACTATTTCAAACCTTCTTGGAGGATAGATCTATTCTCTTCAGACCTCTAATAACTCTCGTTGCCCTCCCCATTCTCAACAGGTGACTTTACCTCCTACTttatagagaaaatgaaactgtGTTTAGACAATGTCTCACTTTTCCACTACCAGACCCATATATCCACTTACGTTTGcatccattttctcctttgtggCAAAGATATTATTTTCCAATATTAATTACAACTTCTTCCTTCcctatgttttcacttctccctcctcccttcttttaAGCAAGTAGGTGGCTCTGTGCTCACCTGAGTAGAGGGATGTGGCTGAGCATAATGCAAAAGGTCACTGGTGTTTCTTTCCAAAAGGCTAAATTCCAGTAGTGGAGTGTGGTAGGTTTCAAAAATAACCACAGaaatttcccttcctctctcctcctcctttggcAATGCCTAACCACACCGACTCTGGGATGGTCTTGTGACTTGCATTGGCCAATGGGACAGTAGCAAATATGACacaagcagaggcttgaaaaaaAGCTTCCACTGTGGGGATTGCCCTATTACTGCCCTTGGGAACCCTGAAATCACCATACGAAGAATCCTAGGCTAGCCACGTGGATCAGAGAATAAGCCTTCCCAGCCGAGCGCCCCCTAGCCCCCTGCCGCCCAGACCAACCAGTATGCCAACCACCAGACAGGTGAGATAGGATAtcctagaccagtgcttctcaaattttactgTATACATAAACCTCCTGGGGATCTTGTCAAAATGCAGAAACTGACTTATTAGGCCTAGGGTGAGGCCAGAGAGTCTACATTTGTAATACATTTCTGGGTTCTgctggtctgaggaccacactttgaatagAAAGATGCTACACCCTCCAATTGAGGGTCCAATCGCGTTGACCCAGTCCAGAAAAACCACCTAGCTGAGCCACAGAATTGTGAGTAACAACAGATATAGTGTAGGGTAGATGttaaagaaaatttgccttcattggttgatgtgagcttttgtctattagcttttatctgttcctgcatgtgaggtgatttctgtgctgtgatcagggatTGAGTAAAtcccccctttggtctcattcttccaagcaggggagatatgagatgatgttgctttctgggtgtcattctcccgagcaggggagatacGGGATGTTTGCTTTCTGTGCCACATTCTCCCGGATTCTCCTGGATTCTCAGGGTGACATGAGATGAGGTcgcttttctgtcttttctttttctgtttgtgctgtgatcaggggttgagtaattTCCCCCTTTgatctcattctcccgagcagggtaGATAAGAgatgatgtttgctgttctgtctgtgTTGTGAGGTGacggttagcttagggttaaagaaattcttaatcaggggttgagagaattccctctttgttctgtctgtttcacccacatcagcagatgaagtgaagaagtagctaaactatatcag contains:
- the CHST7 gene encoding carbohydrate sulfotransferase 7, which codes for MMKGRRRRRREYCKFALLLVLYTLVLLLVPSVLDGGRDADKGAGHCPGLQRSLGVWSLEAAAAGEREQGAEARSAAEEGAGQSPWSPGNLSSALRESVSGEKQHIYVHATWRTGSSFLGELFNQHPDVFYLYEPMWHLWQALYPGDAESLQGALRDMLRSLFRCDFSVLQLYAPPGDPAARAPGTANLTTATLFRWRTNKVICSPPLCPGAASTRAEVGLVEDAACERSCPPVALRALEAECRKYPVVVIKDVRLLDLGVLVPLLRDPGLNLKVVQLFRDPRAVHNSRLKSRQGLLRESIQVLRTRQRGDRFHRVLLAHGVGARPGGPSRALPGVPRTDFFLTGALEVICEAWLRDLLFARGAPTWLRRRYLRLRYEDLVRQPRAQLRRLLRFAGLRAVAALDSFALNMTRGAAYGADRPFHLSARDAREAVHAWRERLSREQVRQVEAACAPAMRLLAYPRSGEEGDAEPVDKETLLEVENDSAT